The genome window AGGGGGCGCGCATTCTCGATCTCTTTGCGGGCACCGGTGCGCTGGGGCTCGAGGCCATTTCGCGCGGTGCCAAGACCGCGGACTTTGTGGAATTTCGGCCGGCGTCTCTGCACGCGTTGAAGGCGAATGTTGCCGCGCTGCACCTGCTCGAGCGCACCCGGATTTTCAAGAAGGATGCGGTGCCGTTCACGGCGCTGCTCGAGGCCGATCGTTACGACATTGCCTTCTGCGACCCGCCGTACGAATCGAAAGTGCTCGACCGGATTCTCGAGATGTGGAAAGCGACGCCGTTCGCCCGGCTGCTGGTGGTCGAGCACGCGACGAGTCACGTGTTGCCGAGCGGGTCGATGCGGAAGAATTTCGGGGATGTGAGTGTGACGATTTACAAAAGCTCGAGAAGCGAGAAGCGGGAAGCGAGAAGCGAAAAAGACGTGTCATTCTGAGCGAAGCGAGCCGGAGGCGAGCGCAGTCGAAGAGCCTGCCCTGAGCGCAGCGAAGGGATCTCTGGCCGACATCACCATGCACCGGGCGTTGCATCGTGGGCTCCCTCTCCGCGGCTGCATTGCGCCGACGGACATTACGCTAGCGACTCCGTAGACTCCGTTCGCGGCTTCATGAGGCCGCTCTGAGGGACCCACGACGCAACGCCCGCGAGTTGTCGCCCTGAGCGAAGCGAGGGGGCGAAGCTCACAGTACAATGATGCTCCGCCCCCTCGCTTCGCTCAGGGTGACAACCCTGTGGTTCGCCCATCTGTCATCCGTCATCCGTCATCCGTCATCCTATCTGCCAATCATCAACTGCAACACATCGTATCTGCTCACGATGCTCACCAGCTTGCCATGCTCCGTGACCAGTGCCGCGGGCATTTCGCGGGTGAGCATCTGCGCCAGGTGATCGACCGTGACGGTGGTGTCGACCGTGGGGAAGGGCGCCTCCATCACTTCGCGCACGGACCGATCGAGCAGCGCAGGCTGCTCCAGCGCCAGCGTCATCAGCTGCGCTTCGGCAAGTGAGCCGACGCAGACGCCGTTCTCGATGACGGGCAGCTGCGATACATCCCAGGTGCTCATCAGGTTCAGCGCCTGGCGCACCTGCGCAGCCGGTGCCAGCTGCACCAGCGGCGGCGCCTTGCCGGTGCGGCGCGCGAGCAGGTCG of Gemmatimonadota bacterium contains these proteins:
- a CDS encoding RsmD family RNA methyltransferase; translated protein: MVKGKFAGRHLTSPADKRVRPTAEPVRNAVLTLLEPELKGARILDLFAGTGALGLEAISRGAKTADFVEFRPASLHALKANVAALHLLERTRIFKKDAVPFTALLEADRYDIAFCDPPYESKVLDRILEMWKATPFARLLVVEHATSHVLPSGSMRKNFGDVSVTIYKSSRSEKREARSEKDVSF